Proteins from a single region of Mailhella massiliensis:
- a CDS encoding metallophosphoesterase, with protein MFNVRNVRRTHIAATFVSALLCASLWSSTACAEVVQIVYTSDQHYGISRKSFRGEKKVSATKVNAAMVEAINDLPGLTLPPDNGVMAEKPVGWIDYVISTGDIANRMEGTQEKAPMTATACFDLFMTQYGKGLTVKDKDGKPAELLAVPGNHDMTNAVGFFRPMYPEKDDGAMRAMTEMSTGKKPGKDFDPYARPVTLDREKDGLHLLLMGIWPDTASRRWMAEKLAAMPEGEPVLLFTHMPPDLTANRLTNPNGDHGLNPKDGFENLTPDVASVNTTKERPLREHRELAAFLKEHPSIRAYFHGHENYNEFYDWQGPDYTISLPTFRVDSPMKGDVSGGNETELSFLLISADTDTGLMTVREVLWNTNASDTTTWGQTRTVSLKDSRK; from the coding sequence ATGTTCAATGTCAGAAACGTGCGCCGTACGCATATCGCCGCAACCTTCGTCTCGGCCCTGCTGTGCGCTTCCCTGTGGAGCAGCACGGCCTGCGCGGAAGTCGTGCAGATCGTCTATACCTCCGATCAGCACTACGGCATTTCCCGCAAGAGTTTCCGGGGAGAGAAAAAAGTGTCCGCCACCAAGGTCAACGCCGCCATGGTGGAAGCCATCAACGACCTTCCCGGCCTCACCCTGCCCCCGGATAACGGCGTCATGGCCGAAAAGCCCGTGGGCTGGATAGACTACGTCATCTCCACCGGCGATATCGCCAACCGCATGGAAGGCACGCAGGAAAAGGCTCCCATGACGGCGACGGCCTGTTTCGACCTGTTCATGACCCAGTACGGCAAGGGCCTGACCGTCAAGGACAAGGACGGAAAGCCTGCGGAACTGCTCGCGGTTCCCGGCAACCACGACATGACCAACGCCGTGGGCTTCTTCCGCCCCATGTACCCGGAAAAGGACGACGGCGCCATGCGTGCCATGACCGAGATGTCCACGGGCAAAAAGCCCGGCAAGGACTTCGACCCCTATGCCCGCCCCGTCACTCTGGACAGGGAAAAGGACGGACTGCATCTTCTGCTCATGGGTATCTGGCCGGATACGGCGAGCCGCCGGTGGATGGCGGAAAAGCTTGCCGCCATGCCGGAAGGGGAACCCGTGCTGCTCTTCACGCACATGCCGCCCGACCTTACCGCCAACCGTCTGACCAACCCCAACGGCGATCACGGCCTCAACCCCAAAGACGGCTTTGAAAATCTGACCCCGGATGTGGCGAGCGTGAACACGACGAAGGAACGCCCCCTGCGCGAACACAGGGAACTTGCGGCCTTCCTGAAGGAACATCCTTCCATCCGCGCCTATTTCCACGGGCATGAAAACTACAACGAGTTCTACGACTGGCAGGGCCCGGACTACACCATCTCCCTGCCCACCTTCCGCGTGGATTCTCCCATGAAGGGCGATGTTTCCGGCGGCAACGAAACGGAACTTTCCTTCCTGCTGATTTCCGCAGATACCGATACCGGTCTTATGACGGTGCGGGAAGTGCTGTGGAACACCAACGCTTCCGACACCACCACCTGGGGTCAGACGCGCACCGTTTCGCTCAAGGATTCCCGGAAATAA
- a CDS encoding type III secretion system chaperone, with protein MSEAFTSLLRALAPALGLPEITQQEDSSCLLVIDDFEVSLRHLPGSDAVMMFTVVAPLPEKGRETLYAALLDANTFFHETQGFTLAAREDTGVTLQGVMSMRVLDDGNIATWVQNFVDIAEMWQSFCLHGEEETDREEAPAFPQDMLRV; from the coding sequence ATGTCTGAAGCATTCACGTCCCTTCTCCGTGCGCTGGCCCCCGCTCTGGGGCTGCCGGAAATCACCCAGCAGGAGGATTCCTCCTGTCTGCTGGTCATCGACGATTTCGAGGTGAGCCTGCGCCACCTGCCCGGCTCCGATGCCGTCATGATGTTCACCGTAGTGGCTCCGCTGCCGGAAAAAGGCAGGGAAACGCTGTATGCCGCGCTTCTGGACGCCAATACCTTCTTCCATGAAACGCAGGGCTTCACGCTGGCCGCAAGGGAAGATACCGGGGTGACGCTTCAGGGCGTCATGTCGATGCGAGTTCTGGACGACGGCAACATTGCCACCTGGGTACAGAACTTCGTCGATATCGCGGAAATGTGGCAGAGCTTCTGCCTGCACGGCGAGGAGGAAACAGACCGGGAAGAAGCCCCCGCCTTCCCTCAGGATATGCTGCGGGTGTAG
- a CDS encoding NADPH-dependent FMN reductase, translating into MKKKNFLGICGSLRAASRNSGLLRCAREQMPEGSELVIADIADIPFYVEGRETPESVKRLAEEVKAADALVLAVPEYNYSVAPALKNALDWLSREPGDILAGKPAAMMGAGGGMGTARAQYHLRQSCVYLDIRLLNRPEVFANAFSEAFTPQGDVSDEPEGRKLREKVAALMRALDERVRQNA; encoded by the coding sequence ATGAAGAAGAAAAACTTTCTCGGTATCTGCGGGAGTCTGCGGGCCGCATCCCGCAACAGCGGCCTTCTGCGTTGTGCACGGGAACAAATGCCCGAAGGTTCGGAACTCGTCATTGCCGATATTGCCGATATTCCTTTTTATGTGGAAGGGCGGGAAACGCCGGAGTCCGTGAAAAGGCTTGCAGAAGAAGTGAAGGCTGCGGATGCGCTTGTGCTGGCGGTGCCGGAATACAACTATTCCGTGGCACCGGCGCTGAAGAACGCTCTGGACTGGCTTTCCCGCGAGCCGGGGGATATCCTTGCCGGAAAGCCTGCGGCCATGATGGGAGCGGGCGGAGGTATGGGAACGGCCCGCGCGCAGTATCACCTGCGCCAGAGCTGCGTGTATCTCGATATCCGGCTTCTCAACCGTCCGGAAGTGTTCGCCAACGCCTTTTCCGAGGCATTCACCCCGCAGGGCGATGTGTCCGACGAGCCGGAAGGGCGTAAGCTGCGGGAAAAGGTGGCCGCATTGATGAGGGCGCTGGATGAGCGTGTCCGGCAGAATGCCTGA
- a CDS encoding pyridoxamine 5'-phosphate oxidase family protein — protein sequence MRRKERECNDPAFFARLFEEAEVMTLAFQAEEAPYVIPVNFVFLDGALYFHCAREGRKLDCLKQAPGVGFSVHEVIAIDREKATTLYKSLCGTGKASCVVDMEEKSRALAALAEKYKSRCTLPVPEKTLKSTEVVKIAIASLSGKSNPPQGKEKN from the coding sequence ATGCGCCGCAAAGAAAGGGAATGCAATGATCCGGCCTTCTTCGCCCGTCTGTTTGAAGAAGCGGAAGTCATGACTCTGGCTTTTCAAGCCGAAGAAGCCCCCTACGTCATTCCCGTCAACTTCGTTTTTCTGGACGGGGCCCTGTATTTCCACTGTGCAAGGGAAGGCCGCAAGCTGGACTGTCTGAAGCAGGCCCCGGGCGTGGGGTTTTCCGTTCATGAAGTCATCGCCATCGACAGGGAAAAGGCCACCACGCTCTATAAAAGCCTCTGCGGTACGGGAAAGGCTTCCTGTGTCGTCGATATGGAGGAAAAAAGCCGTGCGCTGGCCGCTCTGGCGGAAAAATACAAGAGCCGCTGCACGCTTCCCGTACCCGAAAAAACGCTGAAAAGCACGGAAGTGGTGAAAATCGCCATTGCTTCCCTGAGCGGGAAAAGCAATCCCCCCCAGGGAAAGGAAAAAAACTGA
- a CDS encoding ADP-ribosylglycohydrolase family protein, producing the protein MLGAVIGDVAGSRFEWKNRKSKEFELFTPDCRITDDSVMTLAVARAVLECVRNREHFSEAAVAAMRDFGRRFARGCYGGRFSRWLASDHPAPYGSFGNGSAMRVSACGWAASSLEDALDMARRVTVVTHDHPEGIRGAEAVTAVIWLARQGEAPEDIRRKVEASWYRLDFTLDDIRAAYSFDVSCQGSVPQAIEAFLEASDVEDAVRNAVSLGGDSDTLAAMAGSMAEACYGVPEALRERVMPFLPAPLCEVLERFEAVFPPVPGRRA; encoded by the coding sequence ATGCTGGGAGCCGTCATCGGCGACGTCGCAGGATCGCGTTTTGAGTGGAAGAACAGAAAAAGCAAGGAGTTTGAACTTTTTACCCCGGACTGCCGCATCACGGACGACAGTGTGATGACGCTGGCCGTTGCCCGCGCCGTGCTGGAATGCGTGCGGAACAGGGAACATTTTTCGGAAGCGGCCGTCGCCGCCATGCGGGATTTTGGCAGGCGTTTTGCCCGGGGCTGCTATGGGGGGCGCTTTTCCCGCTGGCTTGCCTCCGACCATCCCGCGCCTTACGGCAGTTTCGGCAACGGATCGGCCATGCGGGTAAGTGCCTGCGGCTGGGCGGCTTCGTCTCTGGAGGATGCTCTGGATATGGCAAGGCGCGTTACCGTGGTGACGCATGATCACCCGGAAGGCATACGGGGAGCCGAGGCCGTGACGGCCGTCATATGGCTGGCCCGGCAGGGAGAAGCGCCGGAAGACATACGTCGGAAGGTGGAGGCTTCCTGGTACAGGCTGGATTTCACGCTGGACGATATCCGCGCAGCGTACAGTTTCGACGTGAGCTGTCAGGGATCGGTGCCTCAGGCCATAGAAGCCTTTCTCGAGGCGTCGGATGTGGAAGACGCCGTGCGCAACGCCGTTTCCCTGGGCGGCGACAGCGATACCCTCGCCGCCATGGCGGGCAGCATGGCGGAGGCCTGCTACGGCGTTCCCGAAGCGCTGCGTGAGCGCGTCATGCCTTTTCTGCCTGCGCCGCTTTGCGAGGTGCTGGAGCGCTTTGAAGCGGTTTTTCCTCCCGTACCGGGGCGGAGAGCATGA
- a CDS encoding peptidase U32 family protein: protein MKEHVLPELLAPAGGREQLEAAVLYGADAVYLGGSALSLRAKCRGFDGRELEDAVRFAHASGVKVYYCLNALPFDEQLPLVEEQLAMLPDLGVDGLIAADPGVIHLSRRICPGVELHLSTQAHSVNAAAVEFWSGLGVGRINLARELGRESMESLIRRFPSMDFEVFVHGAMCLSLSGHCLISAWVNNRPANLGLCTQPCRFDYRGITLTVEEALRRDGPFLDIQQGEDFSAVWAPMDLCLVRWMRDIVHMGPAALKLEGRTKSGGYVAQVTDVYRTALNLAARRTPDDEISDDALVEELFHTASRPLCSGFFMPERVVEKAPQNFSPRPVVARIMEPAPLGGWRVEVRSPWNADADAALLMPGMRRPLLAAGHYHLENHRGEATTRLNPGMTGTLYTDVADIRPGLYIRA, encoded by the coding sequence ATGAAGGAACATGTTCTCCCGGAACTTCTCGCCCCGGCCGGAGGCCGTGAACAACTGGAAGCCGCCGTGCTTTACGGTGCGGATGCCGTGTACCTCGGCGGAAGCGCCCTTTCCCTGCGGGCAAAATGCCGGGGCTTCGACGGCAGGGAACTGGAAGACGCCGTGCGCTTCGCCCACGCCTCCGGCGTGAAGGTGTACTACTGCCTGAACGCCCTCCCCTTCGACGAACAGCTCCCGCTGGTGGAGGAACAGCTCGCCATGCTGCCCGACCTCGGTGTGGACGGACTCATTGCGGCCGATCCGGGGGTGATACATCTCTCACGCCGTATCTGCCCCGGTGTGGAGCTGCACCTTTCCACCCAGGCGCATTCCGTCAACGCCGCAGCGGTGGAGTTCTGGAGCGGGCTCGGCGTCGGGCGCATCAATCTTGCCCGCGAGCTGGGCAGAGAATCCATGGAGAGCCTCATCCGCCGCTTCCCCTCCATGGACTTCGAGGTGTTCGTCCATGGGGCCATGTGCCTTTCCCTTTCCGGGCACTGTCTCATTTCCGCATGGGTGAACAACCGCCCGGCGAATCTCGGTCTGTGCACGCAGCCCTGCCGCTTCGACTACCGCGGCATCACCCTCACGGTAGAGGAAGCCCTGCGCCGCGACGGCCCCTTCCTCGATATCCAGCAGGGAGAGGATTTCAGCGCCGTCTGGGCGCCCATGGATCTGTGCCTCGTACGCTGGATGCGAGACATCGTGCACATGGGGCCTGCGGCGCTCAAACTGGAAGGCCGCACCAAAAGCGGCGGCTACGTCGCCCAGGTTACGGACGTGTACCGCACGGCCCTCAATCTTGCCGCACGCCGCACCCCCGATGACGAAATATCCGACGATGCTTTGGTGGAGGAACTTTTTCATACGGCCTCAAGACCGCTCTGCTCAGGCTTCTTCATGCCGGAACGCGTGGTGGAAAAAGCCCCGCAGAACTTCAGCCCCCGGCCCGTGGTGGCCCGCATCATGGAGCCCGCCCCTCTCGGCGGCTGGAGGGTGGAAGTCCGCTCTCCCTGGAATGCCGACGCCGACGCCGCGCTCCTCATGCCCGGTATGCGGAGGCCTCTGCTTGCTGCGGGGCATTACCATCTGGAAAATCACAGAGGAGAAGCAACAACCCGGCTCAACCCCGGCATGACCGGCACGCTCTACACCGACGTGGCAGACATACGCCCCGGCCTCTACATCCGGGCATGA